CTCCAATTGGTCATCCATCTCCATTATCTCCTTGGGGTAAACCAACTCTTGGTAAGAAGACAAGGAAAATGAAAAAACCAAGCACAAAATTTATTGTTAAGAGGAGGAGGTAGAGATGGCAAGGGCGAAATATGTTGATCCACAACTAATAGAGAAGATAAGAGAAATGAATGAAAAAGGTCAAAAAAAGATTATAAAAGTTTGGTGTAGAGATTCAACAATAACTGAGGAGATGGTTGGACATACAATTGCTGTCCATAATGGGAAAGTTCATATTCCTGTTTATATAACAAAAGCAATGGTTGGACATAAACTTGGTGAATTTGCTTTCACAAGAACATTTAGGGCTCATAACAGACCAACTGAAAGATCAACTGCATTGAAATAGAGGAGGAAAAAATGGAAGTTAAAGCACAAGCTAGATTTGTTAGAATTTCTCCAAAAAAAGCAAGAAAAATTGCCAATATGGTTAGAGGTATGAATGCTAAACTTGCACTTAAATCTTTAAAATTTGTTCCAAATAGAGCTGCGGTACCAATAGCGAAAACAATTAAATCAGCAATTGCTAATGCTAAGAATAATTATCAAATGGATGAGGAATCTTTATTTATAACAAAAATTTTTGTTGATCAAGGTCCTGTAATGAAAAGAATACTTCCCAGAGCAATGGGAAGAGCAGATATAATAAGAAGACCTCTATCTCATATAACAGTTTATGTTGAGGAGAAAAAGGAGGAGTAATGGGACAGAAAACAAATCCATTAGGCTTTAGATTAGGCGTAACAAAAGAATGGAAAGCATTTTGGTTTGCTCCGAAAAAGGATATCCCTAAAATTCTTTTAGAAGATTTGATGATAAGAAATAAAATTGATGAACTTGGAAGAGATGTTGCAGTATCTTCAACTGAGATTTATAGAAAAGGAGAACAGGTAAGAGTTTTAATTTTCAGTGCAAGGCCTGGAGTTTTAATCGGTAAAGGTGGAGCAAACATAGAAAGATTAAGAAACGAATTACAAGAAATTATAGGCAACAAAAAACTAGATATAAAGGTTGTTGAAATTAAAAAACCTGAACTTTCTGCTAAACTTCAAGCAGAATTTATTGCAGATAGAATTGAAAAAAGAGCTTCTTATAAAAGAGCAATGAAACAGACCATCGCAAGAGCAATGAAAGCAGGGGCAAAAGGTATTAAGGTTCAATGTTCAGGAAGATTAGAAGGAGCAGAAATTGCAAGGACAGAATGGTTTAAAGAAGGTAGAGTTCCTCTTCAAACTCTCACAGCCGATATAGATTATGCATATGTTCCTGCTGTTACAAAATTTGGAGTAATTGGAGTTAGAGTTTGGATTTATAGAGGAGAAATCCCTGTTAGAAGATTTAATAGAGAACATCTGGAGGTGTGATATGTTAATGCCAGAGAGAGTTAAATGGAGAAAACAACATAGAATAAGAACAAAAGGAATAGCAACAAGAGGTAATAAACTTGCTTTTGGTGATATAGGTCTTAAAGCACTTGAACCAGGTTGGATTACTGCAAGACAAATTGAAGCAGCGAGACTTCCTCTAACTCAAGTTGCACATAAATCAGGGAAAATGTGGATAAGAATTTTTCCAGACAGACCAGTTACTAAAAAGCCTGCTGAAACAAGAATGGGTGGTGGAAAAGGAGACCCAGAATTTTGGGTTGCAATTGTTAAACCTGGAAGAATTCTTTTTGAACTCGAAGGAGTTCCTGAAAAAGATGCTATAAGAGCTCTTGAACTTGCTCAAGACAAATTACCAATTAAAACAAAGATTGTAAAAAGAGAGGGATAAAGATGAAAGCGAAAGAATTAAGAGAGTTAACTGTTGATGAATTAAAAAGAAAACTTGAAGATTTAAGAAGAGAATTATTCAATCTTAGATTTCAACAAATTACACATCAACTTAAAAATCCGATAAGAATTAGAATTGTTAGAAAAGAAATAGCAAGAATATTAACAATACTTAGAGAAAAGGAGATGTCACAATGAAAAGAAGTTTAATTGGTGTTGTATCTTCAAATAAAATGCAAAAAACAGTTGTTGTTAAAGTTGAAAGAATGATTGAACATCCAAGATATAAAAAAACAATAAAAAGGTTTTCAAAATTTTATGCTCACACTGAGATTCCATTAAATGTTGGAGATATAGTTGAAATAGAAGAAACAAGACCACTTTCCAAATTAAAAAGATGGAGAGTGAGAAGAATAGTAAAAAGGTTTGAGGAAGAGAGTATGGAGGTTGAGGATGATAAGACCATATAGCAGATTAAAAGTTGCTGATAATACAGGTGCAAAAGAGGTTTTGTGTATAAGAGTTCTTGGTAGTTCAAATAAAAAATATGGAAGAGTTGGCGATGTGATTGTTTTCACTGTTAAAGACGCTATACCAAAAAGTCCAATTCCAAAAGGAGCAGTAGGTAAAGGTGTTATTGTTAGAACAAGAAATAAGATTAGAAGACCTGATGGTTCATATTTAAGATTTGATGATAATGCAGTTGTAATTATAGATGATGAAGGAAATCCAAAGGGAACAAGAATTTTTGGACCTGTCTGCAGAGAATTAAGAGAAAAAGGATATTTAAAGATTATTTCACTTGCAGCAGAGGTGGTTTAAAATGAAGCTAAGGATAAAAAAAGGTGACACTGTAAAAGTAATTTCAGGAAAAGACAAAGGAAAAATTGGGAAAGTATTAAGGGTTATTCCAAAAGAAAAAAAAGTAATAGTAGAAGGAGTTAATATTATTAAAAAATATTTTAGACCAACACAAGAAAATCCAGAAGGTGGTAAAAAAGAGGTTGAGGCTCCAATTTATTACTGGAAAGTTCAACTTGTTTGCACTCATTGTAAAAATCCAACAAGAATTGGTATGCTCTTTTTAGAGACAGGTGAAAAAGTAAGAGTTTGTAAAAAATGTGGAGAGATAATTGATAAAGTATAATAGGAGGAAAAATGGGATATTTAAAGTCTAAATGGATGGAGATTGCTCCTAAACTAATGGAAAGATTTAACTATAAAAATATTATGGAAGTTCCAAAGATTGTAAAGATAGTTGTTAATAGAGGAATAGGAGATGCAACCCAAGATCCTAAAGCAGTTGAAAAAACTCAAGAAGAATTTAAGTTGATAACAGGACAAAAACCAATATTCATTAAAGCTAAAAAATCTATTGCATCATTTAAAGTAAGAAAAGGAATGATTATTGGAGCTAAAGTAACTCTTCGTGGAAAAAGAATGGAGGAATTTTTCGAGAAACTTATTAACATTGCACTTCCAAGAATTAGAGACTTTAAAGGACTCTCAAGGAAAAATTTTGATGGAAGAGGCAATTATACATTTGGTGTTGAGGAACAACTTATATTTCCAGAGATAGACTATGATAAAGTTGATAAAATTAGAGGATTTGACATTACAATTGTAACAACTGCTGAAACAGATGAAGAAGCTGAGGCATTACTTGAAATGTTAGGATTTCCATTTGAAAGAAAGAAAAAGGAGGCATAAATGGCTAGAAAAGCAATGATTGAAAAAGCAAAAAAGGAGCCTAAATATAAAACAAGAAAGGTAAATAGATGTAAAGTATGTGGAAGAGTAAGGGCAGTTTATAATGATTTTGGGTTATGTAGAATGTGTGTTAGAAAATATTTTCATTCAGGTTATATACCTGGTATGAAGAAAGCGAGTTGGTAGGAGGTGATACACTTGGTAACAGATCCAATTGCTGATTTAATTGCAAGAATTAGAAATGCAAATATGGTTTATAAAGAAGAAATTGATGTTCCATATTCAAATATGAAAAGAGCAATTGTTCAAATACTTAAAGAAGAGGGATATATTAAAGATTTTGAAATAATAGATAGAGAAAATAAAAAAACTATAAAAATTTATATGAAGTATGGAAGAAACAAAGAAAGAGCAATTTTAGGAATTGAAAGAGTTTCTAAACCAGGTAGAAGAGTTTATGTTGGAAAAGATGAGATTCCAAAAGTTCTTAATGGAATAGGAATGGCGATTCTTTCAACCTCTAAAGGAATAGTTACAGATAGAGTAGCCAAAAAAATTGGAGAAGGAGGAGAAGTTCTTCTTCTTATTTGGTAAGGAGGTATAATATGTCAAAGATAGGAAAAAAGCCAATTCCAATACCAAAAGATGTAATTGTAGAAATTAAAAATAATGAGATTCATGTTAAAGGAAAAAAGGGTGAGTTAACTAAAATAATTCCAGAAAGTCTTAAAGTTAATATTGTTGATAACTCAATTATTGTTGAAAGAAAAAATGATTTAAAAGAAACAAAAGCACTTCATGGGACATATAGAGCATTAATTAACAATATGATAGTTGGAGTTACTGAAGGTTTTCAAAAAGCACTTATTCTTCAGGGTGTTGGATATAAAGCCCAACTTCAAGGAAAAAAACTCATTATTAATTTAGGATATACCCATCCAATTGAAATGGAACCTCCAGCGGGGATAGAGTTTAGTGTTGAAAAAGATATTAAAATATATGTTAAAGGTTTTGACAAAGAACTTGTTGGTCAGGTTGCTGCAAATATTAGAAAACTCAGAGATCCAGACCCTTATAAAGGTAAAGGTGTAAGATATGAAGATGAAATTATCAGAAAGAAAGCAGGAAAAGCACTCAGTAAAGGTGCATAGATTGGAGGTTATAGATGATTAAGATTGTATCTCGAAATGAAATGAGAAAAATAAGACACTTAAGAATAAGAAAGAAAATTAAAGGAACTCCTGATAGACCAAGAGTATCATTTTATAGAAGTTTGAAGCATATTTATCTTCAAGCTATAGATGATACAAAAGGTCACACAATCCTTGCTTTATCAACTCTTTCAAAAGAAATTAGAGATGAAATTAAGGGAAAAACAAGAAAAGAAGTTCACGCTCTTTTAGGAAAGAAATTTGGAGAGATGCTAATTGAAAAAGGAATTAAGAAAATAGTTTTTGATAGAGGTGGATTTAAATATCACGGGAATTTAAAAATTCTTTGTGATGAAATGAGAAATGCAGGAGTTGAATTTTAGGAGGAAAAAATGATAGATCATGAAGAACTGGAAGTAACATCGTATGAAGAGCAATTAATTCAAGTAAGAAGAGTTGCAAAAGTAACAAAAGGTGGTAAGAGATTAAAATTTAGAGCCCTAGTTGTTGTTGGAGATGGAGGTGGTAAGGTTGGAGTTGGTCTTGGTAAAGCAAGTGAAGTTCCTGATGCAATCAGAAAAGCAGTAAATAGAGCAAAAAAAGACTCAATAGAAATTCCACTTAAAGGTACAACAATTCCTCATGAAGTTTGGGGAAAATGGGGTGCAGCAAAAGTTTTTTTGAAACCAGCAGTTCCAGGAACTGGAATTATTGCAGGAGGACCAGTTAGAGCAATTCTTCAAAAAGCTGGCGTTAGAGATGTGCTTTCAAAATCTTTTGGTTCAAATAACCAAGTAAATGTTGCTTTTGCAACAATGGAAGCATTAAAAAGTTTAATAACATATAAAGATAAGGTCGAAATTCTTGGAAAAAAGAAATCTAAGGAGGAGAAGAATGATAAAACTCTTTAATCTCAAAAATCCATTCCCTCACAAAAAGAAATTTATTGTTGGTAGAGGTCCAGGTTCAGGATCAGGTAAAAATTGTGGTTATGGAAATAAAGGTCAAAAATCGAGAAGTGGAAGAGGAAAAGAATCTTGGTTTGAAGGAGGCCAAACACCAATTTACAAGAGATTACCACAATTAAGAGGAATTAAAAATAAATCTCTCAAAAACATTAAAGAAATAGCATCAATAAATATAAAAGATATAGTCGACCATTTTAAAGAAGGAGAAACAGTTAATCTTGAAACTCTAAAAGAGAAAGGACTTATAGAAAATAGAGTCAAATATCTTAAAATACTTGGAGAAGGAGAAATTTCTTTTCCACTAAATTTTGAAGCCCATTCATTTAGTAAAACAGCAAAAGAAAAAATTGAGAAAGTTCAAGGAAAATGTATTATTTTGAGGTGAAAAGATGTGGAATCTTCTAAAGAATGCTCTTAGAATTAAGGAATTAAGAGGAAGAATAATTTTTACACTTTTCATGTTTGCTATTTTTAGATTAGGAACATTCATTCCTGTTCCAGGAGTTAATAGAGATTTGTTAAAAGAAGCAGTAACTCAAGGAGGTCTCTTAAGTTTAATAGATATTTTTGCAGGAGGAGGTCTTTCTAACTTTTCAATTTTTGCTCTTGGTGTATTCCCTTATATTAACGCATCAATTATTATGCAACTTTTAGGTGCAATTTTTCCAAAACTTGAAGAATTAATGAGAGAGGGTGGAGAAGAAGGTAGAAGAAAAATAGCAATGTGGACAAAATATCTTACTTTCTTCCTTGCGTTAATTGAGGCAGGTGCTCTTCTTATAACATTTTCAAATCAAGGTTATGTTACTGCAAAAGGTCTTCTTTCACAATTTACAATAATTTTAACTCTTGTTGCTGGTACTTATGTTTTATTTTGGATGGGTGAGACAATAACTGAAAAAGGAATTGGTAATGGAGTCTCACTTATAATATTTGCTGGAGTAATTAGTAGAATACCAGTAGGTGTTGGAGAAATTGTAAGATTATTTGGTAAAACTGGTGGAATAACTATTCCTCAAATTATTTTTACAATTGTAGGATTTCTTGCAATTCTTTTAGGAATTCTATATCTTTATCAATCTGAAAGAAGAGTTCCTGTCCAATATGCAAAAAGAATTGTTGGTAGAAGAATGTATGGAGGTCAATCAACTTATATACCATTAAGATTAATTCAAGCAGGAATTCTTCCAATAATATTTGCATCTGCTTTTTTAACTTTTCCAGCGACAATTGGTCAATTTTTCCCAGGAACTTGGATAGATTCTATTGGAAAAGCTTTAACAAAATCAAATTCATTTTGGTACAATTTATTTTTCTTCTTGCTTGTAGTTTTCTTTACTTATTTCTATACAGAAATTTCTTTTAATCCAAATGAACTTTCAGAAAATCTAAAGAAGTGGGGAGGATTTATTCCAGGAGTAAGACCAGGCGAAGCAACAACACAATATATTGCAAAAATTATAAATAGAGTTACTTTTCCATCTTCTATAATACTTGGTTTAATTGCTATAGTGCCAAACTTTTTCTTTGGTGCAACTCAGATAAGAGCATTCTATTTTGGAGGTACATCAATTCTAATTATTATAGGTGTTGCTCTTGAAACAGTACAACAAATTGATGCTTATGTAAAGATGCGTCACTACGAAGGTCTATTAAAGTAATGATAATATTAATGCTAGGAAATATTGGAGTAGGAAAGGGGACTCAGGGTAAGTTAATAATGGATAAATATAAAATTCCTTACTTTGCAACAGGTGATATTTTTAGAGAAAATATTCAAAAAAATACTCCTTTAGGAATAAAAGTAAAAGAGATAGTAAGTGAAGGAAAACTTGTTAGTGATGAACTTGTAAATGAAATTGTTTTTGATAAAATTAATAATTTGGACAATTTTATTCTTGATGGTTATCCTAGAACTTTGAATCAAGCTTTGGCCTTTGAAAATTTTATAAAAGAGAAAAAAAAGGATGTTGATATTGTAATTTATATTGATGTTCCAGAAGATGTGATAATCAAGAGATTGTCTGGAAGAAGAATTTGTCCTAAATGTGGCAAAGTTTATAATATTTATCTAGATAAACCAAAAGTTAATAGTATATGTGATTTAGATGGAGAAAAACTTATAATTCGTGATGATGATAGATTAGATGTTATTAAGAAAAGAATTGAAGAATTTAAATTAAAAACTTATCCACTTATTGAATTTTATGAAAAGAGAGGAAAACTTTATAAAGTTGATGGCAATAAAAGTGTTTTTGAAGTTTTTGATGATATCTCAAAGATAATAGATGATTATATTGAAAAGCAAAAGAGAAATTGAAATTATGAGAGAAGCAGGAATTATTCTTTATGAAGTTATGAAAGAATTAAAAGAGATGGTAAAAGAAGGTGTTTCAGCATCTGAATTAGATAAGTTTGCTGAAGAAAGAATAACCTCATTTGGAGCAGTTCCTGCTTTTAAAGGATATAGAGGATACTCTTATTCTGTTTGTGTTTCTATAAATGATGAAGTAATTCATGGGTTACCAATTAAAGATAAAATATTTAAAGATGGAGATCTTGTTTCTATTGATCTTGGTTTAATATACAAAGGATATTATTCTGATATGGCTTACACTTTTCCTGTTGGAGATATTGATAAAGAAAAAAGAAAACTACTTGAAATTGGTGAAAAAATTTTATATAAAGCAATTTCTATGGCGCAAATAGGTAATAGAATAGGTGATATTTCAAACACAATTGAAACACTCTCTAAAAGATTTGGTTATTCTGTTGTTAAAGAATTTATTGGACATGGGATTGGAAGAAAACTTCATGAAGAACCTGAAGTACCAAATTTTGGAACAAAAGATTCAGGTCCATATTTAAAAGAAGGCATGACTTTTGCGATAGAACCTATGATTTGTATGGGAATCGGAGAAGTATTTATTGATAAAGATAGATGGACAGTTAAAACAAAAGATGGAAAACCCTCTGTTCACTTTGAACATTCAATTGCAATAACAAATAATGGGCCAATAATTTTAACTTCAGCAGAGGAGATAAGATGAAAGACAAAGAATATATTGAAGTTGAAGGTATTGTTGTAGAATCACTTCCAGATATGCATTTTAAGGTTAAACTTCCAAATGGGAAAATTATTAAAGCATTTGTTAGTGGAAAAATGAGATTAAATTCTATTAGAGTTCTTCCTGGGGATAAAGTTAGGATACAGATTTCTAAGTATGATCCAACCCAGGGAAGAATAGTTTATAGAATCTCTTAAAGGAGGAAAAGATGAAAGTTAGGTCATCTGTAAAAAAAATTTGTCCTAAATGTAAAGTAATAAAAAGAAAGGGAAGAGTTATGATTTTATGCTCTAACCCTAAACATAAACAAAAACAAGGTTAAGGAGGTAAAAGTGGCAAGAGTTGTTGGTGTTGATTTACCTAAAAACAAAAGAATAGATATTGCATTAACTTATATTTATGGAATTGGTCTATCAAGAGCAAAAGAAATAATTAAAAATTTAAATATTGATCCTAATAAAAAGGTTAAAGATTTAACTCAAGAAGAAATTAACTCTTTAAATGATTATATTCCAAAAAATTATAAAGTAGAAGGAGATTTAAGAAAGGAAATAGCATCAAATATAAAAAGATTGATTGATATAAACTGTTATAGAGGATATAGACATAAAAGAGGTCTTCCTGTCAGAGGTCAAAGAACTAGAACAAATGCAAGAACAAGAAAAGGTCCAAGGAAAACTGTTGGTAGTAAATAAAGGAGGATAAAGAATGGCAAAAACAAAGAAAAAAAGAAGGGTTGATGAGAATGTGAATGTATATATAAGTTCAACATTTAATAATACAATTGTTACTGTTACTGATAAAGAAGGAAATGTAATTTCTTGGGGTTCAGCAGGAACAAGTGGATTTAAAGGAACAAAAAAGGGTACTCCATTTGCTGCACAAGTTGCTGCAGAAAATGTAGCTAAAAAGGTAAGTGCTCTTGGAGCTAAATATGCTGATGTATTTGTTAAAGGTCCTGGTCCAGGAAGAGAGACAGCAGTTAGAGCACTTCAAACAGGAGGTTTAGTTGTTAAATCAATAAAAGATATAACTCCAATTCCTCATAATGGGTGTAGACCACCAAAAAGAAGAAGAGTATAAGGAGGTAAGATAAAGATGGCTAAGATAACTAAACCAAAATGTAGAATATGTAGAAGATTAGGTGTCAAACTTTTTCTTAAAGGTGAAAGGTGCTATTCAAGAAAATGTGCACTTGAGAGAAAATTTTCTCCTCCTGGTGTACAAGGAATGAGAAGAAAAGCGAAACCATCAGATTATGCTATTCACCTTTGGGAAAAACAGAAATTGAGAAAAATATATGGAGTAATGGAAAGACAATTTAAACTCTATTTTGAAAGAGCAAATGCTCAAAGAAAAATTCCAACTGGTGAAAAACTTCTTGAACTTCTTGAAAGAAGATTGGATAATGTAATTTTTAGAGGAGGTCTT
The sequence above is drawn from the Caldisericia bacterium genome and encodes:
- the rpmC gene encoding 50S ribosomal protein L29, whose protein sequence is MKAKELRELTVDELKRKLEDLRRELFNLRFQQITHQLKNPIRIRIVRKEIARILTILREKEMSQ
- the rpsS gene encoding 30S ribosomal protein S19; amino-acid sequence: MARAKYVDPQLIEKIREMNEKGQKKIIKVWCRDSTITEEMVGHTIAVHNGKVHIPVYITKAMVGHKLGEFAFTRTFRAHNRPTERSTALK
- the rpsK gene encoding 30S ribosomal protein S11 — protein: MAKTKKKRRVDENVNVYISSTFNNTIVTVTDKEGNVISWGSAGTSGFKGTKKGTPFAAQVAAENVAKKVSALGAKYADVFVKGPGPGRETAVRALQTGGLVVKSIKDITPIPHNGCRPPKRRRV
- the rplN gene encoding 50S ribosomal protein L14; the protein is MIRPYSRLKVADNTGAKEVLCIRVLGSSNKKYGRVGDVIVFTVKDAIPKSPIPKGAVGKGVIVRTRNKIRRPDGSYLRFDDNAVVIIDDEGNPKGTRIFGPVCRELREKGYLKIISLAAEVV
- the rpsM gene encoding 30S ribosomal protein S13, translating into MARVVGVDLPKNKRIDIALTYIYGIGLSRAKEIIKNLNIDPNKKVKDLTQEEINSLNDYIPKNYKVEGDLRKEIASNIKRLIDINCYRGYRHKRGLPVRGQRTRTNARTRKGPRKTVGSK
- the secY gene encoding preprotein translocase subunit SecY yields the protein MWNLLKNALRIKELRGRIIFTLFMFAIFRLGTFIPVPGVNRDLLKEAVTQGGLLSLIDIFAGGGLSNFSIFALGVFPYINASIIMQLLGAIFPKLEELMREGGEEGRRKIAMWTKYLTFFLALIEAGALLITFSNQGYVTAKGLLSQFTIILTLVAGTYVLFWMGETITEKGIGNGVSLIIFAGVISRIPVGVGEIVRLFGKTGGITIPQIIFTIVGFLAILLGILYLYQSERRVPVQYAKRIVGRRMYGGQSTYIPLRLIQAGILPIIFASAFLTFPATIGQFFPGTWIDSIGKALTKSNSFWYNLFFFLLVVFFTYFYTEISFNPNELSENLKKWGGFIPGVRPGEATTQYIAKIINRVTFPSSIILGLIAIVPNFFFGATQIRAFYFGGTSILIIIGVALETVQQIDAYVKMRHYEGLLK
- the rplO gene encoding 50S ribosomal protein L15, coding for MIKLFNLKNPFPHKKKFIVGRGPGSGSGKNCGYGNKGQKSRSGRGKESWFEGGQTPIYKRLPQLRGIKNKSLKNIKEIASINIKDIVDHFKEGETVNLETLKEKGLIENRVKYLKILGEGEISFPLNFEAHSFSKTAKEKIEKVQGKCIILR
- the rpsE gene encoding 30S ribosomal protein S5, whose translation is MIDHEELEVTSYEEQLIQVRRVAKVTKGGKRLKFRALVVVGDGGGKVGVGLGKASEVPDAIRKAVNRAKKDSIEIPLKGTTIPHEVWGKWGAAKVFLKPAVPGTGIIAGGPVRAILQKAGVRDVLSKSFGSNNQVNVAFATMEALKSLITYKDKVEILGKKKSKEEKNDKTL
- the rplP gene encoding 50S ribosomal protein L16, with the protein product MLMPERVKWRKQHRIRTKGIATRGNKLAFGDIGLKALEPGWITARQIEAARLPLTQVAHKSGKMWIRIFPDRPVTKKPAETRMGGGKGDPEFWVAIVKPGRILFELEGVPEKDAIRALELAQDKLPIKTKIVKREG
- a CDS encoding type Z 30S ribosomal protein S14, whose protein sequence is MARKAMIEKAKKEPKYKTRKVNRCKVCGRVRAVYNDFGLCRMCVRKYFHSGYIPGMKKASW
- the rplV gene encoding 50S ribosomal protein L22 codes for the protein MEVKAQARFVRISPKKARKIANMVRGMNAKLALKSLKFVPNRAAVPIAKTIKSAIANAKNNYQMDEESLFITKIFVDQGPVMKRILPRAMGRADIIRRPLSHITVYVEEKKEE
- the rplF gene encoding 50S ribosomal protein L6, translated to MSKIGKKPIPIPKDVIVEIKNNEIHVKGKKGELTKIIPESLKVNIVDNSIIVERKNDLKETKALHGTYRALINNMIVGVTEGFQKALILQGVGYKAQLQGKKLIINLGYTHPIEMEPPAGIEFSVEKDIKIYVKGFDKELVGQVAANIRKLRDPDPYKGKGVRYEDEIIRKKAGKALSKGA
- the rpmJ gene encoding 50S ribosomal protein L36, producing MKVRSSVKKICPKCKVIKRKGRVMILCSNPKHKQKQG
- the rpsC gene encoding 30S ribosomal protein S3 — translated: MGQKTNPLGFRLGVTKEWKAFWFAPKKDIPKILLEDLMIRNKIDELGRDVAVSSTEIYRKGEQVRVLIFSARPGVLIGKGGANIERLRNELQEIIGNKKLDIKVVEIKKPELSAKLQAEFIADRIEKRASYKRAMKQTIARAMKAGAKGIKVQCSGRLEGAEIARTEWFKEGRVPLQTLTADIDYAYVPAVTKFGVIGVRVWIYRGEIPVRRFNREHLEV
- a CDS encoding adenylate kinase gives rise to the protein MIILMLGNIGVGKGTQGKLIMDKYKIPYFATGDIFRENIQKNTPLGIKVKEIVSEGKLVSDELVNEIVFDKINNLDNFILDGYPRTLNQALAFENFIKEKKKDVDIVIYIDVPEDVIIKRLSGRRICPKCGKVYNIYLDKPKVNSICDLDGEKLIIRDDDRLDVIKKRIEEFKLKTYPLIEFYEKRGKLYKVDGNKSVFEVFDDISKIIDDYIEKQKRN
- the rplE gene encoding 50S ribosomal protein L5, whose amino-acid sequence is MGYLKSKWMEIAPKLMERFNYKNIMEVPKIVKIVVNRGIGDATQDPKAVEKTQEEFKLITGQKPIFIKAKKSIASFKVRKGMIIGAKVTLRGKRMEEFFEKLINIALPRIRDFKGLSRKNFDGRGNYTFGVEEQLIFPEIDYDKVDKIRGFDITIVTTAETDEEAEALLEMLGFPFERKKKEA
- the rplR gene encoding 50S ribosomal protein L18, translated to MIKIVSRNEMRKIRHLRIRKKIKGTPDRPRVSFYRSLKHIYLQAIDDTKGHTILALSTLSKEIRDEIKGKTRKEVHALLGKKFGEMLIEKGIKKIVFDRGGFKYHGNLKILCDEMRNAGVEF
- the rpsD gene encoding 30S ribosomal protein S4, which gives rise to MAKITKPKCRICRRLGVKLFLKGERCYSRKCALERKFSPPGVQGMRRKAKPSDYAIHLWEKQKLRKIYGVMERQFKLYFERANAQRKIPTGEKLLELLERRLDNVIFRGGLAVSRSSARQLVNHGHVKVNGRTVNIPSYEVKPGDIIELKTKSKNIPQVLQAIETRPFVPSWLSTDFDNLKIIVNSIPTRDQIDTPIKEELVVEFYSK
- the rplX gene encoding 50S ribosomal protein L24, whose protein sequence is MKLRIKKGDTVKVISGKDKGKIGKVLRVIPKEKKVIVEGVNIIKKYFRPTQENPEGGKKEVEAPIYYWKVQLVCTHCKNPTRIGMLFLETGEKVRVCKKCGEIIDKV
- the map gene encoding type I methionyl aminopeptidase translates to MIILKSKREIEIMREAGIILYEVMKELKEMVKEGVSASELDKFAEERITSFGAVPAFKGYRGYSYSVCVSINDEVIHGLPIKDKIFKDGDLVSIDLGLIYKGYYSDMAYTFPVGDIDKEKRKLLEIGEKILYKAISMAQIGNRIGDISNTIETLSKRFGYSVVKEFIGHGIGRKLHEEPEVPNFGTKDSGPYLKEGMTFAIEPMICMGIGEVFIDKDRWTVKTKDGKPSVHFEHSIAITNNGPIILTSAEEIR
- the infA gene encoding translation initiation factor IF-1, translated to MKDKEYIEVEGIVVESLPDMHFKVKLPNGKIIKAFVSGKMRLNSIRVLPGDKVRIQISKYDPTQGRIVYRIS
- the rpsQ gene encoding 30S ribosomal protein S17 is translated as MKRSLIGVVSSNKMQKTVVVKVERMIEHPRYKKTIKRFSKFYAHTEIPLNVGDIVEIEETRPLSKLKRWRVRRIVKRFEEESMEVEDDKTI
- the rpsH gene encoding 30S ribosomal protein S8, with translation MVTDPIADLIARIRNANMVYKEEIDVPYSNMKRAIVQILKEEGYIKDFEIIDRENKKTIKIYMKYGRNKERAILGIERVSKPGRRVYVGKDEIPKVLNGIGMAILSTSKGIVTDRVAKKIGEGGEVLLLIW